CCACCTTCTTTGAGGCATGGCGGCCATTTTTCTCCGGTTTCCACATCATTGTTATCAAAGATCCAGACATGGCAGAGGATCTTCAAATCCCTCCAGGTTTCGATCTCAAGGTCTACATGAAGTCAGACATCGacagagtgcttggtgccacgTCCATCAACTTCTCCGGCCACTCGTGCCGTTACTTTGGGTATCTTGTCTCACGCAAGAAGTATGTGATTTCAATTGATGACAATTGCCTCCCAGCGAAGGACACTGGTGGGATGACTGTCGATGCTGTTGCACAGCACATGGTCAATTTGAAGACACCTGCTACACCTTTCTTTTTCAACACACTCTATGATCCATTCCGAAAAGGCGCTGATTTTGTCCGTGGTTACCCATTTAGCTTGCGTGAAGGGGTTGAATGCATGCTCTCATGTGGGCTGTGGCTGCATAACGCAGACTACGACCCAATGACTCATGTTGTGAAGAGAAACCAACGGAACACAACCTATGTGGATGCTGTGATGACAGTTCCACTTGGTGCGATGATGCCTGTGAGCGGTATAAATGTTGCATTCAACCGTGAGGTGCTGGGGCCTGTTATGTTCCCAGGTCTGCAGCTACGCAAGGAAGGGAAGCACAGATGGGATACCCTTGAGGATGTATGGAATGGCTTGTGTGCTAAAGTGGTCTGCGACCGCTTGGGGTATGGTATGAAGACTGGACTGCCTTATGTGATGCGAAGTGATGCCGAAGCAGGTAAAGCTCTGGAGAGCTTGAAAGAATGGGAAGGGGTGAAAGTCATGGACGATGTTCTTCCATTTTTCCAGTCGCTCAAGCTATCGAGCACTGCTGTTACCGTTGAAGACTGTGTCAAGGAGCTAGCAACCATTGTCCGGGAGAAATTAGGACCGCAGAATGCAATCTTCACCAAAGCAGCCGACGCCATGGTGGAATGGATCAACCTCTGGGAATCTCATGGCGCTCAGAATGCTTAGTTTGGAGTTCTGGTGTTTCTGATAAAGTATCTATAATTGTTTGGAATACTTGTTTTCAGTTTTAAAATTTCCTTGTGGAACGTATGAAGCTGAATAAGACAACATTCCTGTATGCTAGGAATTTGGCTTGGAGTAATTAAACAATCAATTGTGCACGCTCAGCAGCACAAGAACCGTGCAACGATGTAAAACACTTATGATCTGCAAGGAGTATTGTGTTGCACCCATTCTTTTTTCTAGAGGTTATTTCATCCGTATCTTTTCTGTTGCGGAATGTGAT
This genomic window from Phragmites australis chromosome 7, lpPhrAust1.1, whole genome shotgun sequence contains:
- the LOC133925167 gene encoding probable inactive UDP-arabinopyranose mutase 2 isoform X2, whose amino-acid sequence is MRPPSLLSLTLDSAVLRIAHIADLSHLPDHLVIDLFRRTLSAGKLTEKVLKLFLATGCEEVILAVQLLNIKQPLVPVLPTSMSLEIQDNEVDIVIAALQPNLTTFFEAWRPFFSGFHIIVIKDPDMAEDLQIPPGFDLKVYMKSDIDRVLGATSINFSGHSCRYFGYLVSRKKYVISIDDNCLPAKDTGGMTVDAVAQHMVNLKTPATPFFFNTLYDPFRKGADFVRGYPFSLREGVECMLSCGLWLHNADYDPMTHVVKRNQRNTTYVDAVMTVPLGAMMPVSGINVAFNREVLGPVMFPGLQLRKEGKHRWDTLEDVWNGLCAKVVCDRLGYGMKTGLPYVMRSDAEAGKALESLKEWEGVKVMDDVLPFFQSLKLSSTAVTVEDCVKELATIVREKLGPQNAIFTKAADAMVEWINLWESHGAQNA
- the LOC133925167 gene encoding probable inactive UDP-arabinopyranose mutase 2 isoform X1; its protein translation is MSLEIQDNEVDIVIAALQPNLTTFFEAWRPFFSGFHIIVIKDPDMAEDLQIPPGFDLKVYMKSDIDRVLGATSINFSGHSCRYFGYLVSRKKYVISIDDNCLPAKDTGGMTVDAVAQHMVNLKTPATPFFFNTLYDPFRKGADFVRGYPFSLREGVECMLSCGLWLHNADYDPMTHVVKRNQRNTTYVDAVMTVPLGAMMPVSGINVAFNREVLGPVMFPGLQLRKEGKHRWDTLEDVWNGLCAKVVCDRLGYGMKTGLPYVMRSDAEAGKALESLKEWEGVKVMDDVLPFFQSLKLSSTAVTVEDCVKELATIVREKLGPQNAIFTKAADAMVEWINLWESHGAQNA